One part of the Thermodesulfobacterium commune DSM 2178 genome encodes these proteins:
- a CDS encoding manganese-dependent inorganic pyrophosphatase encodes MHHQIYVVGHKKPDTDSVASAIVFAYLLNAWKKAGCKIMKVEKEAVPVIQGEPNAETKFVLEKFGIAVPEIMTDGEGKTIALIDHSDKVQSVDNIDKAEIVAVVDHHKIGDVTTPNPIFFVNFPVGCTATVLKFLFDKTGVEIPKEMAGLMLAAILSDTVVFKSATTTEADKEAAEALAKIAGIEDIVSFGVEVKSKLSDVSGMSAKDIIMRDFKDYNMSGKKVGVGQIELIDLKTIEHRFDEIYDELNKIKVEGAYHSVVLMLTDIMKEGTELMVITDEPKIIEITFGKKLEGKSVWLPGVMSRKKEVVPPLEKTFANL; translated from the coding sequence ATGCATCATCAAATTTATGTGGTAGGGCACAAAAAACCTGATACTGATTCTGTGGCTTCTGCTATAGTGTTTGCTTATCTTTTAAACGCTTGGAAAAAAGCAGGCTGTAAAATCATGAAGGTAGAAAAGGAAGCCGTGCCTGTCATTCAGGGAGAACCTAATGCAGAAACAAAGTTTGTCTTAGAAAAATTTGGGATAGCAGTGCCTGAGATTATGACGGATGGAGAAGGCAAGACTATTGCTCTAATAGATCACTCTGATAAGGTTCAAAGTGTTGATAACATAGACAAGGCAGAAATAGTAGCCGTGGTTGATCATCACAAAATAGGAGATGTAACCACCCCTAATCCAATATTTTTTGTTAACTTCCCGGTAGGTTGTACTGCTACTGTTTTGAAATTTCTTTTTGATAAAACCGGTGTTGAAATTCCTAAAGAAATGGCTGGTCTTATGCTTGCAGCCATTTTAAGTGATACTGTTGTTTTTAAGTCTGCTACCACCACCGAGGCTGACAAAGAAGCAGCTGAAGCTTTAGCCAAGATCGCTGGGATAGAAGATATCGTAAGCTTCGGTGTAGAAGTAAAGTCCAAACTTTCTGATGTCTCTGGAATGTCTGCCAAAGACATCATCATGAGAGACTTCAAAGACTACAACATGAGTGGTAAAAAAGTGGGAGTAGGACAGATCGAGTTGATTGATTTAAAGACTATAGAACATAGGTTTGATGAAATCTATGATGAGCTTAACAAGATTAAGGTCGAAGGGGCTTATCATTCTGTGGTGTTGATGTTAACAGACATCATGAAGGAAGGTACTGAGTTGATGGTTATCACAGACGAACCAAAGATCATTGAGATTACTTTTGGGAAGAAATTAGAAGGAAAAAGCGTGTGGTTACCAGGTGTTATGAGTAGAAAGAAAGAAGTGGTACCACCTTTAGAAAAAACTTTTGCTAACCTCTAA
- the der gene encoding ribosome biogenesis GTPase Der yields the protein MAKILIVGRPNVGKSTLFNTLIGEKKAIVERTPGVTRDLVEGYLELKEGKGVKLIDTGGIEWGGKEFFSEVIKKLVDQALEEADLVLFVVDAKQGLTEGDKVIAEYLRKKDKKILLVINKVEAKEDQERVFEFYSLGFPEIISISAKNKKNITELKNLIERQLEGSIEEIPQEEPIKIAILGRPNVGKSTLINRLVGYERVIVSEIPGTTRDCVDVRLSLPTGESVLLIDTPGIRRRTRLEERVEKFAVDKALHTIEKVDVVLMMITAEEGITNQDQRLLRQVYKHHKACILLVNKWDLFDKKREAGNLVLENIKYGVRFMPWLPILTISAKTGRRVKEIWSVLKEVMEQYSLRVNTAQVNKLLEYLKENHNFSIKGKKLKFYYATQTDIKPPTFVVFINFDPEEVPKSIEKFIRNSFQKHLNFDKVPIKVVFRLRS from the coding sequence ATGGCTAAAATACTTATTGTAGGAAGACCTAATGTAGGTAAATCTACGCTTTTTAATACTCTTATCGGGGAAAAAAAGGCTATAGTTGAACGAACCCCTGGTGTTACCCGAGACTTGGTAGAAGGATATCTTGAGTTAAAAGAAGGAAAAGGAGTAAAATTAATTGATACAGGGGGTATAGAATGGGGGGGGAAGGAGTTTTTTAGTGAAGTTATCAAAAAGTTGGTAGACCAGGCTTTGGAAGAAGCAGATTTAGTTCTTTTTGTTGTGGATGCTAAACAGGGATTGACTGAAGGAGACAAGGTTATCGCGGAATATTTGAGAAAAAAAGATAAAAAGATTTTGTTAGTAATAAACAAAGTAGAAGCCAAGGAAGATCAAGAGAGGGTTTTTGAATTTTATTCTTTAGGTTTTCCAGAGATTATTTCTATTTCTGCTAAAAACAAAAAAAATATTACTGAATTAAAAAATTTAATAGAAAGGCAGTTAGAAGGATCTATAGAAGAAATACCTCAAGAAGAGCCAATAAAGATAGCGATTCTTGGAAGACCAAATGTAGGGAAAAGTACGCTTATCAACCGTTTGGTAGGATATGAAAGGGTAATTGTATCTGAAATTCCTGGGACTACGAGAGATTGTGTAGATGTAAGGTTAAGTTTACCTACTGGAGAAAGTGTTTTGTTGATAGACACTCCAGGAATAAGAAGGAGAACCAGATTAGAAGAGAGAGTAGAAAAATTTGCTGTAGATAAGGCTTTACATACTATCGAAAAAGTAGATGTGGTACTTATGATGATTACTGCAGAGGAAGGAATAACCAACCAAGACCAGCGTTTGTTAAGACAGGTATATAAGCATCACAAAGCGTGTATCCTTTTAGTAAATAAATGGGACCTTTTTGATAAAAAGAGAGAGGCTGGAAATCTGGTTTTAGAAAATATAAAATATGGAGTAAGGTTTATGCCTTGGCTTCCTATTCTTACCATTTCAGCCAAAACCGGAAGAAGAGTAAAGGAAATTTGGAGTGTTTTAAAGGAGGTAATGGAACAATATAGTTTAAGGGTAAACACTGCTCAGGTGAATAAACTTTTGGAATACCTAAAGGAGAATCATAATTTTTCGATAAAAGGGAAAAAGCTTAAATTTTATTATGCTACTCAAACAGACATCAAGCCTCCTACCTTTGTAGTTTTTATCAATTTTGACCCAGAAGAGGTGCCTAAAAGCATAGAAAAGTTTATCAGAAACAGTTTTCAAAAACATCTGAACTTTGATAAAGTTCCTATTAAAGTGGTTTTTAGGCTAAGGAGTTGA
- the grpE gene encoding nucleotide exchange factor GrpE produces MEEIKEKEQSLEEREQNLKENLETQEETKTKEEEEIKYWKDLALRYAAEIENLKKSLKREKEEYYKFALENFFKEILPAIDNLERALEAFSTTQNIEALKQGVELTFKYLVSTLEKFGLKQVVPAVGEPFHPLYHEALSTEVHPEVPSGAITKVYQKGYTLHDRLIRPALVCVCMGKKEEQKTTEERPEETEEENIVENE; encoded by the coding sequence ATGGAAGAGATTAAAGAAAAGGAACAAAGTCTAGAAGAAAGAGAACAAAATTTAAAAGAAAATCTTGAAACACAAGAAGAGACTAAAACTAAAGAGGAAGAAGAAATTAAATACTGGAAGGATTTAGCTTTAAGATATGCAGCTGAAATAGAAAATCTTAAAAAAAGTCTTAAAAGAGAAAAAGAAGAATATTATAAATTTGCCTTAGAAAACTTTTTTAAAGAGATCTTACCTGCTATAGATAATTTAGAAAGAGCCTTAGAGGCTTTTTCTACCACGCAAAATATAGAGGCTTTAAAACAAGGGGTTGAGTTAACTTTTAAATATTTAGTTTCTACCCTTGAAAAATTTGGGCTAAAGCAAGTAGTCCCAGCTGTAGGAGAACCTTTTCATCCTCTTTATCATGAAGCTCTTTCTACAGAGGTTCATCCGGAAGTTCCTTCTGGAGCTATCACCAAAGTATATCAAAAAGGTTATACCTTACATGATAGGTTAATAAGACCAGCTTTAGTTTGTGTGTGTATGGGGAAAAAGGAAGAACAAAAAACTACTGAAGAAAGACCAGAAGAAACAGAAGAAGAAAATATAGTGGAAAACGAATAA
- the pdxA gene encoding 4-hydroxythreonine-4-phosphate dehydrogenase PdxA, whose amino-acid sequence MIENKIGITLGCPAGIGPEVILKSLQHFQEKFPEVLSSLLIIGDARVIEQRAKWLGIKIPPELEILSLTEIDVKPGEPSVDGFKAMGLFVQKAIDLAKEGKIKAIVTGPISKEGLEKVGIKYKGHTEWLAQELGAKDFVMSFYGERLKVSLVTTHIPLKEVPEKITADKVFATAKLSFEFLLKLKVLNPKIALCGVNPHAGEGGLIGEEEKTVLKEAITLCQKAGLPVYGPYPADSLFFWAYQGRYDLVVAMYHDQGLAPFKLIHFEDGVNITLGLPVIRTSPCHGTAYDIANKGVANPSSFIQAIHLAYKLIQV is encoded by the coding sequence TTGATAGAAAATAAAATAGGTATTACCTTAGGGTGTCCTGCAGGGATAGGTCCAGAAGTAATCCTTAAATCACTTCAACATTTTCAAGAGAAATTTCCTGAGGTTTTATCCTCTCTTTTGATTATAGGAGACGCTCGGGTTATAGAACAAAGGGCTAAATGGTTAGGGATTAAAATCCCTCCTGAGTTAGAAATTCTATCTCTTACCGAAATAGATGTAAAGCCTGGGGAACCCTCGGTTGATGGATTTAAGGCAATGGGACTTTTTGTACAAAAAGCCATAGACCTTGCTAAAGAAGGTAAGATAAAGGCGATTGTTACCGGACCTATAAGTAAAGAGGGTTTAGAAAAGGTTGGGATTAAATATAAGGGACATACAGAGTGGCTGGCTCAAGAGCTTGGGGCTAAAGATTTTGTGATGAGTTTTTATGGAGAAAGATTAAAAGTATCGCTGGTTACTACACATATTCCTCTAAAAGAGGTCCCAGAAAAGATAACCGCAGACAAAGTTTTTGCTACAGCTAAGCTTTCCTTTGAATTTTTACTAAAACTTAAAGTATTAAATCCAAAAATCGCCCTCTGTGGGGTTAATCCCCATGCCGGAGAAGGAGGCCTTATAGGTGAAGAGGAAAAAACGGTTTTAAAAGAGGCCATAACCCTTTGTCAAAAAGCTGGTCTTCCCGTATATGGCCCTTATCCTGCAGATAGTCTTTTTTTCTGGGCTTATCAAGGACGTTATGATTTGGTAGTTGCCATGTATCACGATCAGGGGCTTGCTCCTTTTAAACTTATACATTTTGAAGACGGGGTAAACATAACCTTAGGACTTCCAGTAATAAGGACTTCTCCTTGTCATGGTACAGCTTATGATATAGCAAACAAAGGTGTTGCTAACCCATCAAGTTTTATCCAGGCAATACATTTAGCTTATAAACTTATCCAAGTCTAA
- a CDS encoding PilZ domain-containing protein yields the protein MGREAVRIDVVIPLEVTKLDPSEIENRIAHVVGDTSVFSYIPVKDTIDEALNSWLKLINAKLDYLINLMSREKEGFNKLPYKKVNLSEKGLRFISQEPFEINDFVEIKTVLDLYQPVGFYLYGKVVRCKPVEGKFEVAVEFVNLTKDIREKIGFFILQKEREIIREMREI from the coding sequence ATGGGCAGAGAAGCCGTAAGAATAGATGTAGTAATTCCATTAGAAGTGACAAAGTTAGACCCCTCTGAGATAGAAAACAGAATAGCTCATGTGGTAGGAGATACTTCTGTTTTTTCCTACATTCCTGTTAAAGATACCATAGATGAAGCGTTAAATTCTTGGTTAAAGTTAATTAATGCAAAGCTTGATTATTTAATCAACCTTATGTCTCGAGAAAAAGAAGGATTTAACAAACTCCCTTATAAAAAAGTAAACTTAAGTGAAAAAGGTCTAAGATTTATTAGCCAAGAACCTTTTGAGATAAACGATTTTGTAGAAATAAAAACAGTATTAGACCTTTATCAGCCTGTAGGTTTTTATCTTTATGGCAAGGTAGTCAGATGTAAACCTGTAGAGGGTAAGTTTGAAGTCGCTGTGGAGTTTGTCAACCTAACCAAAGACATCAGAGAAAAGATAGGTTTTTTTATTCTACAAAAGGAAAGAGAAATCATCAGAGAGATGAGGGAAATCTAA
- the dnaK gene encoding molecular chaperone DnaK → MSKVPIVGIDLGTTNSCVAIFEGGEPKVIPNREGTRTTPSVVAFQENGEILVGLPAKRQAIINAENTIFGIKRLMGRKFNDPVVQEWKKRVPYKIVEAPNGDAHVEIRGKRYSPPEISAMILRKIKQDLEEYLGQEVKDVVITVPAYFDDSQRQATKDAGRIAGLNVIRIINEPTAACLAYGLEKKKEGLIAVFDLGGGTFDISILEIGDGVFEVKSTSGDTFLGGEDFDMRIVDYIAEEFKKEHGIDLRQDKMALQRLKEAAEKAKIELSSTLETEINLPFITADASGPKHLVMKLTRAKLESLVEDLIERLEEPCRIAMKDAGITPKDISEVILVGGMTRMPRVQQKVKEIFGKEPVKGVNPDEVVAMGAAIQAGVLKGEVKDVLLLDVTPLSLGIETLGGVFTVIIPRGTTIPTRKSQIFTTATDNQTAVTIHVLQGERPLAKDNKSIAKFDLVGIPPAPRGVPQIEVTFDIDADGILHVTAKDLGTGKEQSIVVRPTSGLSEEEIQRIIKEAEQFAEEDRRKKELAEARNQADSLIYSVEKTLRELGDKVSEPLKKEVEEKIAQLKKAMEGEDINEIRRASDELTQASYKLAEMLYREKTSYTSQEGSQKKGGDDVIDADFEEMK, encoded by the coding sequence ATGAGCAAGGTACCTATAGTAGGTATTGACCTTGGAACTACTAACTCTTGTGTTGCCATATTTGAGGGTGGTGAACCCAAGGTAATCCCTAACAGAGAAGGGACAAGGACTACACCTTCGGTGGTAGCTTTCCAAGAAAACGGAGAAATATTGGTGGGTCTTCCTGCTAAAAGGCAGGCCATCATCAATGCAGAAAACACCATTTTTGGAATTAAGAGATTGATGGGTAGAAAGTTTAACGATCCGGTGGTACAGGAATGGAAAAAAAGAGTTCCTTATAAGATAGTAGAAGCTCCTAACGGAGATGCACATGTAGAAATAAGAGGAAAACGGTATAGTCCTCCTGAGATTTCAGCCATGATTCTTAGGAAGATTAAGCAGGATTTAGAAGAGTATTTAGGCCAGGAAGTAAAAGATGTGGTAATTACTGTTCCTGCTTATTTTGATGACAGTCAAAGACAGGCAACCAAAGATGCAGGTAGAATTGCAGGTTTAAACGTTATCAGAATTATCAATGAGCCTACAGCTGCTTGCTTAGCCTATGGACTTGAAAAGAAAAAAGAAGGTTTGATTGCTGTTTTTGACCTTGGAGGAGGAACGTTTGATATCTCTATCTTAGAAATAGGAGATGGTGTATTTGAAGTTAAGTCAACCTCTGGAGATACCTTTTTAGGTGGTGAAGATTTTGATATGCGAATAGTAGACTACATCGCAGAAGAGTTTAAGAAAGAGCATGGGATAGACCTAAGACAGGATAAAATGGCTTTACAAAGGTTAAAAGAAGCTGCTGAAAAGGCTAAAATTGAGCTTTCAAGCACCTTAGAGACTGAGATAAACCTTCCTTTTATTACCGCTGATGCCTCAGGACCTAAACATTTGGTAATGAAGTTAACCAGGGCAAAGCTTGAAAGTTTAGTAGAGGATTTGATAGAAAGATTAGAAGAACCCTGTCGTATTGCCATGAAAGATGCAGGAATTACTCCTAAGGATATAAGTGAGGTTATTTTAGTTGGTGGTATGACCCGTATGCCAAGGGTTCAACAAAAGGTAAAAGAAATCTTTGGAAAAGAGCCTGTGAAAGGTGTTAACCCAGATGAAGTGGTGGCTATGGGTGCTGCCATTCAGGCTGGAGTATTAAAAGGAGAGGTAAAGGATGTGCTTCTTTTAGACGTAACTCCTCTTTCTTTGGGAATTGAAACCTTGGGAGGTGTTTTTACAGTTATCATACCGAGAGGTACCACCATTCCTACTAGAAAGAGTCAGATTTTTACCACAGCTACCGATAATCAGACAGCAGTTACCATTCATGTTTTGCAAGGAGAAAGGCCTTTGGCTAAAGACAACAAGAGTATCGCAAAATTTGACCTGGTAGGTATACCTCCTGCTCCAAGAGGAGTACCCCAGATAGAGGTTACTTTTGACATAGACGCAGATGGTATCTTACATGTTACTGCTAAAGACTTAGGCACCGGGAAAGAACAGTCTATCGTGGTAAGACCTACTTCAGGGTTAAGTGAAGAGGAAATCCAGAGAATTATTAAAGAGGCAGAACAGTTTGCAGAAGAAGACAGAAGAAAAAAAGAGCTTGCCGAAGCTCGCAACCAGGCAGACAGTCTTATCTATTCTGTAGAAAAAACCTTAAGAGAATTAGGAGACAAGGTCTCAGAACCTCTTAAAAAAGAAGTAGAAGAAAAGATAGCTCAACTAAAGAAGGCTATGGAAGGGGAGGACATAAACGAAATAAGAAGGGCAAGCGATGAATTAACCCAGGCTTCTTATAAACTTGCAGAGATGCTTTACAGAGAAAAAACTTCTTATACATCTCAAGAAGGTTCTCAGAAAAAAGGTGGAGATGATGTGATAGACGCTGATTTCGAAGAAATGAAATAA
- the motA gene encoding flagellar motor stator protein MotA, protein MPSIVGFIVVIICVFGGYALEHGNFSVLIQPVEWLIIFGAAGGALLAASTQPALKGAIQYSIKALTKPQIYGKQDFIDLLLLLNDIFRKIKKEGLISIEQDIENPEASKIFSSYPKVLANHHALDFIRNTFRSILTTNITHFELEALLENEIEIIHHENLEPVHRLEKLADSMPGLGLVAAVLGIILTMGKIDEPPEVLGHHLSIALAGTFIGILTCYGFLTPLVQKLEFFCNQEKEYLNVIKTAIVYFIGGGAPQIAVEFARRSISPHIRPSFEELENLMKGKK, encoded by the coding sequence ATGCCTTCTATAGTAGGTTTTATTGTAGTTATAATATGTGTATTTGGTGGTTATGCCTTAGAACATGGTAACTTTTCAGTTCTTATACAACCGGTCGAATGGTTAATCATCTTTGGGGCAGCAGGAGGAGCCTTATTAGCAGCTTCAACCCAACCTGCTTTAAAAGGGGCTATCCAATATTCTATCAAAGCGCTTACTAAACCCCAAATTTATGGAAAACAAGATTTTATAGACCTACTACTTCTTTTAAACGATATTTTTAGAAAGATAAAAAAAGAAGGTTTAATCTCGATCGAGCAGGACATTGAAAACCCAGAGGCAAGTAAAATCTTTTCAAGCTATCCTAAGGTTCTTGCTAATCATCACGCCTTAGACTTTATTAGAAACACTTTTCGTTCTATTTTAACCACCAACATCACACATTTTGAGTTAGAAGCCCTTTTAGAAAATGAGATAGAAATCATCCACCATGAGAATTTAGAACCGGTACACCGTCTTGAAAAACTTGCAGACTCTATGCCAGGTTTAGGTTTGGTGGCTGCAGTTTTAGGTATAATCTTAACGATGGGAAAGATTGATGAGCCACCTGAAGTTTTGGGTCATCATCTTTCTATAGCGCTTGCAGGTACGTTTATCGGTATCTTAACCTGTTATGGATTTTTAACCCCTCTTGTCCAAAAATTGGAGTTTTTTTGCAATCAAGAAAAAGAATATCTTAACGTCATCAAAACCGCTATCGTTTATTTTATAGGAGGTGGAGCCCCTCAAATAGCGGTTGAATTTGCCAGGAGATCCATATCCCCTCATATAAGACCATCTTTTGAAGAACTTGAAAACCTTATGAAAGGTAAAAAATAA
- a CDS encoding OmpA family protein, producing the protein MTTPPIIIKKVKKIVGGHHGGSWKVAYADFLAGMMTFFLLMWLVSIMEPKQKAQVAAYFRKFNIFEKAGVSMLMEYYRKGTLKSEYSGIMPEAKFDLKKEEEKIKKIVETRLKSLKEHILIETQEISEKEKIIRIEIVELTNQPLFQSGSAELTPTAKAILQTLAQELKDISGTITIEGHTDAVPSRRGKLGNWELSTARALSAMLELEKNGVPPEKIKEVVGYADNFPLIKDNPSDPRNRRISLVIHYQPPKETSQVQPISSTNSTP; encoded by the coding sequence ATGACCACTCCTCCTATAATCATCAAAAAGGTTAAAAAAATAGTCGGAGGGCATCACGGAGGTTCCTGGAAGGTTGCCTATGCAGACTTTTTAGCAGGGATGATGACTTTTTTTCTTTTGATGTGGCTAGTAAGTATCATGGAACCAAAACAGAAGGCTCAGGTTGCAGCCTATTTTAGAAAGTTTAACATTTTTGAAAAGGCTGGTGTAAGTATGCTTATGGAGTATTACCGAAAAGGCACATTAAAAAGTGAATATAGTGGAATTATGCCTGAGGCCAAGTTTGACCTAAAAAAAGAAGAAGAAAAGATAAAAAAAATCGTAGAAACAAGACTAAAGTCTCTTAAAGAACATATCTTAATAGAAACTCAAGAGATTTCAGAAAAAGAAAAAATCATCCGTATAGAAATTGTAGAACTTACCAATCAACCTTTATTCCAGAGCGGTAGTGCTGAGTTAACTCCTACTGCTAAGGCTATCTTACAAACCTTAGCCCAGGAGTTAAAAGACATTTCTGGAACCATAACCATAGAAGGACATACAGACGCTGTCCCTTCAAGAAGAGGAAAATTAGGAAACTGGGAACTCTCTACTGCCAGAGCCCTTTCAGCCATGTTAGAGTTAGAAAAAAACGGAGTACCTCCAGAAAAAATAAAAGAAGTAGTAGGATATGCAGACAACTTCCCTTTAATAAAAGATAATCCCTCTGACCCAAGAAACAGAAGGATAAGCTTAGTCATACATTACCAACCACCTAAAGAAACCTCCCAAGTCCAACCTATCTCCTCTACCAACTCAACTCCTTAG
- the nadC gene encoding carboxylating nicotinate-nucleotide diphosphorylase → MLEKWKIKNLLAKAFEEDIPFYDLTTELVIKENPIVKAYFLAKEPMVVCGTLVVEEGFAFIDPEIKTFWHYQDGQEVEPYTKIGVVEGRVKSILKAERVVLNLFQHLSGIATYTRKMVKKLSPYKTILLDTRKTLPGLKVLQKYAVKVGGGENHRFSLSDGILIKDNHIKVLGGIEKIPQVLKTLPHYLKVEIEVKSLEELEFLLKAKAPIDVVLLDNFTPENVQKAKDLIKQYNPNLKIEVSGGINLDNIEYFAKLEVDYLSSGSLTHSVRAVDISLKIE, encoded by the coding sequence ATGCTTGAGAAATGGAAAATTAAAAATCTTTTAGCTAAAGCTTTTGAAGAGGATATTCCTTTTTATGATTTAACCACAGAATTGGTTATAAAAGAAAACCCTATAGTAAAAGCTTATTTTTTAGCCAAAGAACCTATGGTAGTATGTGGTACGTTGGTGGTAGAAGAAGGGTTTGCATTTATCGACCCAGAAATAAAAACCTTTTGGCACTACCAAGATGGTCAAGAAGTAGAACCTTATACTAAAATAGGAGTAGTAGAAGGAAGGGTAAAAAGTATACTAAAAGCAGAAAGGGTAGTTCTCAACCTTTTTCAACATCTTTCTGGGATTGCCACTTATACCCGAAAGATGGTAAAAAAACTTAGCCCATATAAAACAATTCTGCTTGATACGAGAAAAACCCTTCCTGGCTTAAAGGTTCTACAAAAATATGCGGTTAAGGTAGGAGGGGGAGAAAATCATCGTTTTTCTCTTTCTGATGGTATCCTCATAAAGGATAATCATATCAAAGTTTTAGGAGGAATAGAAAAAATACCTCAAGTACTTAAAACTTTACCTCATTACCTAAAAGTAGAAATAGAGGTAAAATCTTTAGAAGAGTTAGAGTTTTTACTGAAAGCCAAAGCACCTATAGATGTAGTTCTTTTAGATAACTTTACCCCAGAAAATGTCCAGAAAGCAAAAGATCTTATCAAGCAATACAACCCTAACCTTAAAATAGAGGTCTCGGGAGGAATTAATTTAGATAACATTGAGTATTTTGCCAAACTTGAGGTTGATTATCTCTCATCTGGGAGTTTAACCCATTCGGTTAGAGCGGTAGACATTAGCTTAAAAATAGAATAA